A region from the Dendropsophus ebraccatus isolate aDenEbr1 chromosome 1, aDenEbr1.pat, whole genome shotgun sequence genome encodes:
- the LOC138779443 gene encoding CDC42 small effector protein 2-B: protein MTEFLFCFSCCIGEQPQPRRRRIDRSMIGEPMNFVHTAHVGSGESNAGFAMAGSFQDQMKSKGGYTQGISDGAL from the exons ATGACTGAATTTCTGTTCTGCTTCAGTTGCTGTATTGGAGAGCAACCACAGCCG AGGCGAAGGCGGATTGATAGAAGCATGATTGGTGAACCAATGAACTTTGTACACACTGCTCATGTAGGATCTGGGGAGTCCAATGCAGGGTTTGCAATG GCTGGATCATTTCAGGATCAGATGAAATCAAAGGGCGGCTATACACAAGGGATTTCAGATGGGGCACTTTAG